The Flavobacterium sp. 20NA77.7 genome includes the window ATTCGCATCAGCTATCATGTTGCCGTTTGCGTCATAGCTGTAGTCGTCTGTTTGGTCGTTTACTCCATCACAATCGCCTGTGTTTATATCTGAGGTTTCATTAAACCCTTGTGGACTATTGCTTAAATCGATAACTTTGACTAATAAATTTGCATTATTAGCATCGTAAGTGTATTTCAAATCATCAATTAAATTTGCACTTACCATACCATCTGAATCTAAATCACCATATCTAGTTAATGTTTGAATATTGCCATTCTTGTCATAACTCATGCTCTCTGCATAATTGTTGGGTGTAGAAGTAAGACCTGGTTTGCTATAATCTGCGTTTAATAATCTGTTTAAATCATCATAGCTGTAGGCGTATTTACGCTTTACATTATCGGCACTTGTCTTCCATAAAGTTTCTGTGATGTTGCCATTAAACAAGCCTGCGCTTTCATCTTCCTTTTGGTCGTAATTTATTTTAAATGAAAACAAATCATTGCCCATGTTATTTACATCATTAATTGTCTTTAACCAGCCCCTAATGTTATATGAGTAATCTACCTTTTGCAAAGGCTGTACTCCTGTTAGGTCTGTACCGCCTATGTTTTTGCTTAGCAACTGCCCTAGTTCATCATACGTGTTCAGCGTAAGTAACTGTTCAGGGTCTGCATTGATTTGATGTACGTGTTTGGTTATTCTATCTTGTGGGGAATACTCAAACCTATCTCTAGTAACTAATTCGGTAGAGGTAGCATAATATTTATGTTTGGTAAGTGTATATAAGGTTTTACCTGCCCAATCTAGTTTGGTATCTACTTGGGTGTAGCCTCCTAAAAAGTTTTTGGTGTAGGCTCTCACGGGTCTATATCTGGTATCGTATAGCGTGTAGCTGGTTTCGTTTGTTGTAGTGCTTACATTGTCTAGCACACGTACCCACGTACCTGTTGCTAGTCCTTTTAGGTTTGTACCTTGTATGCTTTGTTCTTCTACTTGTGAAGGGATAGTAGGTGCATTTGGATAATCGTAGTTGTCATAATACGTTACGGAAAGTAATTTAAAGTCTGTTGGAAAAACCGTGTTGGTGTATTTCGTGGCTACAGCATCAATGGTAACTGTAGCTGTTGCTTTGCTCTCTGATAAATTTGTATTAGCGTCTAGAGCTGTTTGCAAGTTGTTTCTGTCTTGGCTTGTAGCCACAGCCGTGCCGTTGTACCAGCCTGTATATACAGGTCTGTTAAAAACATCATATTTTGTAAGCATCCATCCTTTATCCGTATCGCCTCCTCCCCATGGGTTATAAGCTGGTCCTGTGGCAACTACGCGGTCTAGTTTATCATATACGATATACTCCCATTGCTTACCTGGTAGTTTCTTTTCTACTAAACGGTTTCTGTAGTCATATTTGTACTGGTAACATAGATTATCTAGTATCGTTTGGTCAATTGTACCACTAACTGCTGGGGGAATAACATAGGTTAAATTGCCATAGACATCATAGACATAATACGTTTCATGTGGGTCGTTATTGTTATAAGTACGTTTTAAAACTACCCTCCCCTCTTTGTCTTTGTATTCCTCTGTGCGTCCTACGTTACTTGTTTCTCCTGGTGAATTCTCATCATACGTGATGGTCTTGTATAGTTGGTTTGCCTCATAAAAATTATAATCTGTAAATGAAATAGCATACAATTTAGTATCTTGATTCCACTCTGTCTTTGCAAACAAACGTCTAACATCATTTTCTAAATTAGTTTGGTAAGCAAATTTTATCTCTCTACCACTTCCCATAGCCCAAGGGTTTCCAGGTGCTGCTTGTTTAAAAACTCTACTCAGCGGAGAGGCCTCTAACAGTTTCTCTGCATAGGGGTTTTGGGTGCCTCCGTTATAGCTAGTATAAAAACTATACACAGCTGTAGCGGCACTGCCATTATAGTTTAAACTGGTGTTTTGACTCGCATAGGGTAAAAATTCTTTGGTTTGTCTTCCATAGGCATCATACTCCATATGGGTCACAATATCTTTTCCTGTATTTGACTGCCCATGTGCTACTTGTTGGATGGGTCTGCCTAGACCATCAAAATACGTTACTTGGGTGGACGCTTGAGATACAGATGGAGTTGCATAAGCAGTACCCGTAGGTTGCTTGTAAACCTTTGTTTTTACCCAGTTCTGGTCTGGGCTTTGTGCTAGTGCAACAATTGGGATACTCAATAGTATATATAGTATTTTCTTCATCTTGCTTTAGTTTTTGTAATGGTACTCATTTTCAGAAAGTATATTGCCCTCTTTGTCTTTGACAAATTGTAGTCTATTAAAACTATCATAATGATAGGTTTGTTTATCCCCTTTTGGGTCTGTGGCTGTACTAATTCCAATTAATGGTTTGTGGGTATAGGTTGAAACCATCGCATTTGGTAAAGCTGTACGTAAATTATTTAATGCTGTACTGAGTGCATTTTCATCTGTACCGTTAGAAAGCGTTTGTAAATTTGCTTCATATTGTTGCACTTGTGCATAGGTTGCGTTCTCAATTTTTGCAATGGGCAAGGATTTATTGTATCCATAAATCATAACTATGCTCGGGCTATTATTTTGACTAAATTCCAGTATGTTTCCTATATCATCATATTTATTAATAATAGCAATATTTTGAATATCATTTTGACCTTTTTGGATTAAGAAATTTACAGGCTTTATTTTATTGTTTGTAATTCCATTTTTTTCATAACTCTTATTAAATGTTTTAATATGTTGACCATTTTTTGTTGTTAATTCTTTTACTGTTTCACCCATTACATTATTAATAAACGAATATTCATACATATAAGGTTCAGATAAGTTTTCATGAGAGTATATATAAGTAGTAGATTCAGTAACTTCATCAGAATTAAATTTAGTCTCCATTTTTAGATACCTTCTTGGAGAATAGGAAAAAGTGGTTAAATTTTCAATCGGATTTCCATTTAAATATAAAACTTCTTTTACACTGCTTAGTTTTGAATCATATGCGTAAATAGGATAAGCCCCTAATAAATAACAACTAATAAAAGTTTGAGGATTAAAATAACAATAATAGTTACATTTATTAGAATCCCAAGACTGACTACCTGACCCAAATAAAAATTCAATCGGCATTGATTTAAGACCTAAGCTTTTTAATTTGATTCCATACTCAATATCAGATATATAAAAGTTGTACGTATAAAATGTCTCTTTTTGTAAAATATTTAAATTGTTTTTTACTGTCTCTTTTAAAATGTTTCCATTTTGATTATTAGTATTACTATCATACAATGATGGTAATGTAAAATTTTCCGAACAAAACCAAGGAATAAGTGGCTTGTTATAAAATTCTTTTTCTATTGCTCCATTATTAATACTGTCAACTATTTTTCTTGTTACTTTAGAATATCCAACATTATCCGAAAAATTAAATCCATCACTTGAAATAAAACTATCATTGCTTAATGCATTATAAGCAATTGAAAAAAGTTGAGAAGAACACCAATCCGGTGGATTACAATTTGTTGCATATGCATTTGGAACCCTTCCATATTTATATTGATTATTTGATCGAGTTAATCGTTTTGGCAATAAAGCTTTTCCTTCTTCATAAAACAATTGTTCTGTTATTAAATTACCTCTACCATCATTTAGAATTTTCTTTTTTAATCGCAATCCATTACCATATCGTAAAGTTTGGTCAAATACAATATCAAAAAAGAAATTAGTTGCACTGTTTAATTCATAATCAAACTCAACACTTCCACCAGATGGATAAATTACTTTTTTTAGAATATTTGCTTTGCAATATGAAATATCTGGATTCATATTATTTGAAGTTACAAAACCTAAATCATTAAATCCAGGATAAATATCTACCATATTAGGTAACAAAGAGGTATTTGTTAATTTTCCATTTGCATACCCCCAATAATCTCTAGCAAAAGAATTTTTTTCTGGTAATAGATTTTGTTCATATTCAAACACATAATCTTTTTCTTCATAAGTATTTACTGAAGTTAATTGTAATCGAGTTTTTAGATGTGCTTCATTGAATAAAGTCCAATAGAAAACAATATTATATTTACTGTTCACTGGATTATTAGCACTAAGAAAATAATCATAATTAAATTTAATCTGTTTTACAAGCGTGTTATTTAGGTCTTTAACATAAATGTTATCTAATTTAAAAAAATTATTATCACTTCTTGTACTTGTATTAAATTCAATCTTACCTGAATCAAAAATAATGTTCGAAATAACTTTATGTCCTTTTGTAATGTTTAATGATTTAGCAGTATTTGTTACGATTCCATTTGAAGTAAGAATTAAATTATCTAAATCCATATTGAAAAAAGAATTGCCATTAACTGATAAATAATTTAAAATACTATAGTAAAAAGGAGTAAAACCTTGGTCGAAATTCATTCCTGTATTTTTATTTTGTCTTTGGGCTATTTGAGTGATATGATTAATATCTCCTTTATTATCATAATTTAATGTAATTAACTGATTATTATAATTTTGAATTTTAGTTAAAAACCAATTTCTATTAGTTATGAATTGTGTTCCTGTACCATCAATATTAAACACTTCCTCTTTCTCTTCAAAAAAATATAAATTACCTTTATCATCTGTAATTTTTATACCCATTGCTGTTTTTTCTGCTTTATACGTTAAATTATTTAAAATTTTAAATTTTACAATACCCAATACATCATTTGGAGAATATAAATCAGTAACTGTTGTCATTTTTAGTTGCTGACCAGGAAGATTTACAATAAAATAATCCGGTTCTGAATCATATACATAGTTAACAATATCTTCTTTTCTTTGTGAAACACCATTATAAAACGATAGCTCATAAAATGATTTTTTAACTCCATTTTGTATTTCAGGTGCTATAATTGGAGAAGTTATTGAACCATTAGTATAATTAGATACATCTACTGAATATTGATTTATATTTTGCTGATCTGAAACAAATGGTGTATATGTTTTAAAATAATCAGGTCTTATAAATCTCCTTTCAACACTTAAATCATCAAAATCATTAACCATTTGAACTATAGTAGGCAGCGTTAAATTCCATCCAAGTCCAACCCAACTAGCTTCTTCTGTAACTTTTATACCGTTTGAACTTGTGTATTTTAAAGTGATTGGAATTTCAATATCATTGTTTTTTAAATTATATAATTCAATTTCATAATGATTTGAACCTGTATATTCATCAATCTTTACCTCTCCTTGCTTAAGAAAATTGTATGTGTTTGGAGTTAACGGTGCTTTAGGAAAATTTGATAAGTATTTCTGATAACTTTCTTGGTTTTGTGAAAAACAAGAAAAAATAATTATTTGAAAAATAAAAATATAATACTTCCTCATAACTTAATCTTTTATAATTTTTACTGAATGTTTCTCTATGTTGGTATGTACTTCTACAATGTAGATGCCTGATGGATAATTAGTAAGCTCTACGGGTAAGGTTCTGCTACCTGAAAGGGTAAATTGTTGCAATAATCTACCGTTAATGTCAAATAACGACGCTGTACCTTCTTGATATTCATAGCCTATTAATACGTTTGTAAACGTAATTGCAGGATTTGGTGCTGCTTCTAGTGGCAATTTAATTTTTTCAGGTTTCTGTTTGTCTTTTACTTTTACAATCCAAAAATCTGCACCACCAATACTACTTTGTTTATCTCTTGATGTAGCGCCATTTGATGTACCTGCTAATAAATACCCTCCATCTCGTGTTTCAAACAACTTTCGTAATACTTCTTCTCCTTTACTTCCAATAGTTTGTGTCCAAAGTTCTTCTCCCTTTGCATTTATTTTTAAAGCGATATAATCGTTAATGCCTTCCTTGTCTGCTTTTTTAATTTTTGTTGTGGTTGGCTCGTTTTGTTCCGACTGGGCATAACCACCAATCAAATAAGAACCGTCTTTGTTTTCTACTATTGACGTTAAAACATCTTTACTGCCATAATCATAGGTTTCTTGCCATTCTAGGTTTTTATCTTTGTCAAATTTTAATAACCAAAAATCACTGCCGTTTTTACTCGATTTTGTTTTACTACTTGATGTGCCTGAATTAGAATTACCTCCTACCATAAAGCCACCATCAGCTGTCAGTTGTAGAGCAAATAAATTATCATCCGCTTCTGCTCCAAGGGTTTGTTGCCAAAGTAATTGTCCTTGACTATTTAATTCTACCAGCCAAAAATCACCCAATCCATAGGCATCTTGTGTTTTATCTCCTGACTGAGGAGAATTAGAATAGCCTCCAGCTAAAATATTTCCGTTAGCTAATACCACTATATCTTTTAATTCATCTACATAACTTCCTCCCAATGTTTTTTGCCATTCAATTTTTCCATCACTTTTTAATTTAACAATCCAAAAATCTAAATTGCCTCGTGTATCTTCAGATTTGCCAAAAACATCAAGCAGACCCATATCATTTTTTTCTGTTTTGTATGAAGCTGATGTACCACCTATAACATAACCTCCATCTTTGGTTTGACAAATAGTCTGTAATTTCTCTTGACCACTACCGCCAATAGTTTGTTGCCATAGTTCATTCCCTTTGGCATCTAATTTTAGTATCCAAAAATCGTCATGTCCTTTGGCATCTGCTTTCTTATCAAATCCTTTGTTTGAATTAGACGTTCCTGCTAGTATGAAGCCTCCATCTGTGGTTAACTTCACACTGTACAGCATATCTACACCTGCACCGCCAAAACTTTTTTGCCAGTCGAGTTTGCCTTTTTCATTCATCTTCCAAAGCCAATAATCCAAATCGCCTTTGTTTATGGCTTCTTTATTACCCGTCTTCCCAGAAATAGAACTTCCAGCTAAAATAAAGCCATAGTCTGGGGTAGGTTGCGCATCTAACAGATACTCTGCATGTTTGCCTCCTAAGGATTTTTCCCAAAGGATTTCTTGAGCGAAGGAATTGACAAATAGCAAGAGACTTAAAATCAAAAATTTTGTTTGGTGTTTCATATATATGTAATGTATAATTAAGTTGGGCAATATAGGAGGTCTTATTTTTAAAACGTTGCGTAATTTTACTCAATTTGCAATAAAAATACATGTCCATTTTTAGACATAGTACACGTAAATTGATACAAGTATTCTAAAATTGCTATTATTTTAAAAATCGCAAAAGAGACCGTTTCAAACGTAGTATTTTATTTATATAAAAACAATACGCATTAAAATGTGTTAAATTATAATTTATTGATTTTCAATGATATAAAAAACATTTAGATTTAAGCTTTAGAAGAATTGAGTGAAGATTCTAACAAAATAAAGACTCAAAATTTTATACAATTTTTGTATTTAAAGACGATTAGAACGGTTAAATAAAATTATTCTATACTTAATCTTTTTTTAAGCATTTTTTTTAATAATGGAAGAAAAATGGAAGTATTTTGATGAAAAACATACAGAAATGTGTATAATGTATTTCAAATTAATTATACAATAAAATCAAGTAAACAAGGAAAATAGCAAAAAATAATTGCTTTTAATAGAAAATCTTTAGTTTTTTTTATTTTTACTCTTCAATAAAATTCTGAATAAATTTTAAAATTTGATTTGAAGTTAAATCAATATCGCCCACAGTCGTACCAAAAGCCTTTTTTCATTTTTTTTGAAGAAGGTTCTCGGTTCAAAAGTTCGAAGATAAATCTTCTATTTTCACAAAAAACCCTGTAAAATATTTATTTCACAGGGTTTTTAATTATTAATATTGATAATTTAAACAAGTAAAGACATTAATAATTCTTTTTTGTTTAAGTATTGGTACTCAAAACCTTTAGCTGTCATTTTTTCTTTAATTTTGTTAATGGTAATTGCCTCTTTGACTTCAACTCCTACTACTACGGGGCCTACTTCCCTATTATTTTTTTTAATGAATTGAAAATAAGTTATGTCGTCATGTTCTGTTAAAACATCATTGACAAACTCTTTTAATGCACCTGGTCGTTGCGGAAATTGAACAATAAAATAATGTTTTAATCCTTCATATAATAACGAGCGTTCTTTAATTTCTTCTGTTCGCTCTATATCATTATTACTTCCGCTAACAATACAAATTATATTTTTATCTATAATTTTTTCTCTATACAAATCTAAAGCGGCAATTGTTAATGCGCCAGCGGGTTCCACAACCAATGCTTCTTCATTATATAATTTTAAAATAGTTGTACATACTTTTCCTTCAGGTACTATTAAAATTTCATGAAGATAGTCTTTGCAAATTTCGAAATTTAATTTTCCCACTTGCTTTACTGCTGCTCCATCAACAAATCTATCAATTTTTTGGAGTTGAATGGGTTTCTTATTCTCAATAGCTGCTTTCATTGAGGGTGCACCTAGAGGTTCAACACCTATAATTTTAGTAATTGGACTTAAAACTTTAAAGACACTTATTATGCCTGCTACTAATCCACCACCGCCAATAGGAACAAATACATAGTCTATGGGATCTTTAAAAGAATCTAAAATTTCTAATGCAGTTGTACCTTGTCCAGCAATTACGTGTTCATCATCAAAGGGATGAATAAACAACATGCCGCTTGCCTGACAATCTACTAATGCGGCATTATACGCATCATCAAACGTATCTCCTTCCAAAACAATTTCTACAAAAGATTTTCCAAATAATTGTACTTGTTTAATCTTTTGCTTTGGTGTTGTTTTTGGCATAAAAATTTTTCCTTTTATACCTAATAATTGACAAGAATAGGCAACTCCCTGTGCATGGTTTCCGGCACTTGCACACACAATGCCTCGTTGTGAATCTTTTGCATGTAAAGATTGTATTTTATTAAACGCTCCTCGTATTTTATAGGATCTAACTACTTGTAAATCTTCACGTTTCAAAAAAACATTAGCTTTATATTCGCTTGATAAATTTACATTAAGCAATAAAGGGGTTGGCGAAATAACTTTTCTTAGATTTTCTTTTGCTTCTAACGTTTTATTAAATAAGTTCATTATTACAATTTTGGTCGCAATTTTCTAACTGCGGCACCTGCCTTCCAAAGCTCTGATTCTCTAATTTCAGCTAATTCTACATCTAATTTTTCTCTATAATCTGGGCTACTACCTTCTATAATTACTCTTGTTGCTTCTCTACCCGAAGCTACTTCTTCATATAATTGTTCGAAAATTGGCTTGGCTGCTTGCTTGAATTTACCTTTCCAATCCAAAGCTCCTCGTTGTGCGGTTACAGAAGTATTGGCAAACATCCAATCCATACCGTTCTCTGCAACTAGAGGCATTAAACTTTGCGTTAGTTCTTCAACTGTTTCATTAAAAGCTTCCGAAGGTGAATGCCCATTTGACCGAAGTACTTCATATTGCGCTTCAAACATCCCAGCTAATGCGCCCATTAATATGCCTCGTTCACCTGTTAAATCTGAATACACTTCTTTTCTAAAATCTGTTTCAAATAAATATCCCGAACCCACACCAATACCTAAAGCTATCGCTTTCTCATAGGCTCTACCTGTAGCATTTTGATACACAGCTATACTTGAATTGACACCTTCACCTTTTAAAAACAATCTTCTTAAAGAAGTACCCGATCCTTTTGGTGCAACTAAAATTACATCTACATCTGCGGGTGGTATAATATTTGTTTGCTCGTTAAATATTATTCCAAAACCATGAGAAAAATAAAGTGTTTTACCTGCTGTTAAGGATTTTTTGACTTGTTGCCAAGCATCAATTTGGCCTGCATCTGATAATAAATATTGAATAATTGTTGCATTATCACAAGCTTCTTCTATCTCAAATAAAGTTTCTCCTTCAATCCAACCATCAGCGATTGCTTTCTTCCAACTTTTTCCTCCTTTTCGCTGTCCAATTATTACATTGAAACCATTATCTCTCAAGTTTAACGATTGCCCTGGACCTTGTACACCATAACCGATAATTGCTATCGTTTCATATTTTAGGGTATCAATTGCTTTTTCTAAAGGAAATTCTTCTCTTGTAATAACGGTTTCTTGAACTCCGCCAAAATTTATCTTTGCCATTTTATATTAATTTACATTTGAAATATTTGTTGTTTTTGATCTAAATATTGATTTGTTATGGGTTGCCCTTTCGGATTATTATTTTCCATTTCTACTATCATTTTATGTATGCCATGGCTTTCTTTATTTATGGCCACTCGAGAACTTTTCACAAATTCAATTAAGCCATACTTAGTAAGTTTTTGTAATACGTTATGAATTTCTTCTTCTTGTCCCGTTACTTCAAAAACAGTGTAATCGTCTCTTATAACAATTGCTTTTGCTCCATATTCTCTTAACAAGCGTTCTACTTTTACTTCTTTCATAATAACGGGTGTAGAGACTTTATATAGCGCTATTTGTTGCCAAATTATTTCATCATTTGTATTACAAAACACTTTAAAAACATCAATAATTTTTTCTAACTGACAGACTAAGTTTTTTACTACCGAAGGAGTTTCTATAACAACTATTGTGAATCTATATATATTCTCTACCTCGCTTGGAGAAGTATTTAAACTCTCTAAACTAATTTTTCTCCTGGAGAACATAATGGCTATTTTATTAATTAAACCAATATGATTTTCTGTGTAAATTGTTAATGTAAATTCTTGTTTCATTATATATCTTTTTTACGTAAAACAATATCTGCAACTCCTTTACCTTGAGGAACCATT containing:
- a CDS encoding DUF6443 domain-containing protein, producing the protein MKKILYILLSIPIVALAQSPDQNWVKTKVYKQPTGTAYATPSVSQASTQVTYFDGLGRPIQQVAHGQSNTGKDIVTHMEYDAYGRQTKEFLPYASQNTSLNYNGSAATAVYSFYTSYNGGTQNPYAEKLLEASPLSRVFKQAAPGNPWAMGSGREIKFAYQTNLENDVRRLFAKTEWNQDTKLYAISFTDYNFYEANQLYKTITYDENSPGETSNVGRTEEYKDKEGRVVLKRTYNNNDPHETYYVYDVYGNLTYVIPPAVSGTIDQTILDNLCYQYKYDYRNRLVEKKLPGKQWEYIVYDKLDRVVATGPAYNPWGGGDTDKGWMLTKYDVFNRPVYTGWYNGTAVATSQDRNNLQTALDANTNLSESKATATVTIDAVATKYTNTVFPTDFKLLSVTYYDNYDYPNAPTIPSQVEEQSIQGTNLKGLATGTWVRVLDNVSTTTNETSYTLYDTRYRPVRAYTKNFLGGYTQVDTKLDWAGKTLYTLTKHKYYATSTELVTRDRFEYSPQDRITKHVHQINADPEQLLTLNTYDELGQLLSKNIGGTDLTGVQPLQKVDYSYNIRGWLKTINDVNNMGNDLFSFKINYDQKEDESAGLFNGNITETLWKTSADNVKRKYAYSYDDLNRLLNADYSKPGLTSTPNNYAESMSYDKNGNIQTLTRYGDLDSDGMVSANLIDDLKYTYDANNANLLVKVIDLSNSPQGFNETSDINTGDCDGVNDQTDDYSYDANGNMIADANKGISSIIYNHLNLPKKITFEGTTNGEISYLYNALGQKLQKKVVNATTNDVTDYVNGYQYLNTKLEFFVHAEGYVKYTPPTGRGLGIYSYVFNYTDHLGNIRVSYGKDPATNVLKILEENHYYPFGLKHKNYNSDRLAYIKEAEVFKLKPINTIPPTYKYKYNGKELQDELGLNMYDYGARNYDAALGRWMNIDPLAETSRRWSTFTYCYNNPLRYIDPDGMSAADPPSNLNGTSALNKMIWTDSNGTWIRATGEWISLTKGVDNIIDDVVVSPASIENNSSTSTASAALATCWTVSLVEPTPFGELLMTAVTAVAVLTYGDEVLNGMRNMMNGDANNDTSANVNDDDIHIPEENKVDRDSLNPPATPGRAPTFKKDGMPVEIHHEGQNANGPFREMHPEDHRGKGNYRKNHPAGQKPLTKEERAKFNRQRERYWKKEYPDN
- a CDS encoding T9SS type A sorting domain-containing protein gives rise to the protein MKHQTKFLILSLLLFVNSFAQEILWEKSLGGKHAEYLLDAQPTPDYGFILAGSSISGKTGNKEAINKGDLDYWLWKMNEKGKLDWQKSFGGAGVDMLYSVKLTTDGGFILAGTSNSNKGFDKKADAKGHDDFWILKLDAKGNELWQQTIGGSGQEKLQTICQTKDGGYVIGGTSASYKTEKNDMGLLDVFGKSEDTRGNLDFWIVKLKSDGKIEWQKTLGGSYVDELKDIVVLANGNILAGGYSNSPQSGDKTQDAYGLGDFWLVELNSQGQLLWQQTLGAEADDNLFALQLTADGGFMVGGNSNSGTSSSKTKSSKNGSDFWLLKFDKDKNLEWQETYDYGSKDVLTSIVENKDGSYLIGGYAQSEQNEPTTTKIKKADKEGINDYIALKINAKGEELWTQTIGSKGEEVLRKLFETRDGGYLLAGTSNGATSRDKQSSIGGADFWIVKVKDKQKPEKIKLPLEAAPNPAITFTNVLIGYEYQEGTASLFDINGRLLQQFTLSGSRTLPVELTNYPSGIYIVEVHTNIEKHSVKIIKD
- the ilvA gene encoding threonine ammonia-lyase IlvA, which encodes MNLFNKTLEAKENLRKVISPTPLLLNVNLSSEYKANVFLKREDLQVVRSYKIRGAFNKIQSLHAKDSQRGIVCASAGNHAQGVAYSCQLLGIKGKIFMPKTTPKQKIKQVQLFGKSFVEIVLEGDTFDDAYNAALVDCQASGMLFIHPFDDEHVIAGQGTTALEILDSFKDPIDYVFVPIGGGGLVAGIISVFKVLSPITKIIGVEPLGAPSMKAAIENKKPIQLQKIDRFVDGAAVKQVGKLNFEICKDYLHEILIVPEGKVCTTILKLYNEEALVVEPAGALTIAALDLYREKIIDKNIICIVSGSNNDIERTEEIKERSLLYEGLKHYFIVQFPQRPGALKEFVNDVLTEHDDITYFQFIKKNNREVGPVVVGVEVKEAITINKIKEKMTAKGFEYQYLNKKELLMSLLV
- the ilvC gene encoding ketol-acid reductoisomerase; the encoded protein is MAKINFGGVQETVITREEFPLEKAIDTLKYETIAIIGYGVQGPGQSLNLRDNGFNVIIGQRKGGKSWKKAIADGWIEGETLFEIEEACDNATIIQYLLSDAGQIDAWQQVKKSLTAGKTLYFSHGFGIIFNEQTNIIPPADVDVILVAPKGSGTSLRRLFLKGEGVNSSIAVYQNATGRAYEKAIALGIGVGSGYLFETDFRKEVYSDLTGERGILMGALAGMFEAQYEVLRSNGHSPSEAFNETVEELTQSLMPLVAENGMDWMFANTSVTAQRGALDWKGKFKQAAKPIFEQLYEEVASGREATRVIIEGSSPDYREKLDVELAEIRESELWKAGAAVRKLRPKL
- the ilvN gene encoding acetolactate synthase small subunit encodes the protein MKQEFTLTIYTENHIGLINKIAIMFSRRKISLESLNTSPSEVENIYRFTIVVIETPSVVKNLVCQLEKIIDVFKVFCNTNDEIIWQQIALYKVSTPVIMKEVKVERLLREYGAKAIVIRDDYTVFEVTGQEEEIHNVLQKLTKYGLIEFVKSSRVAINKESHGIHKMIVEMENNNPKGQPITNQYLDQKQQIFQM